The segment CCCACCGGCGACCACAGCAGCACCCAGCCCACGTAGTCGCCGGGCGCCCCCGTGAAGCCGTCGGGGCCCAGCCGGTAGGAAGGGGCGGCGCCCACCGGTGCCCGGTTCTCGATGGTCAACGTGGGCCACACCACGGCGTCGCCCCCGGGCGTCAGCCGCACGTCGAGGTGGACCTCGGGGTGGACGAACCAGTCCAGCTTGGTGGCCGTGCGGTTCTGGACGGCCAGGTGGAAAGTCCGGGCGGCCACCTCGGGGCTCTGGCCGGCCACCGGCCCCCCAGCCAGGCCGGCCCGCTCGAACGTGCCCTGCTCGCCCGGGTCCGCGCTCCACAGCCGCAGGTGGCCGCCGCCGGCTGCCCCGCCCAGGCTCTGGCCCAGGGCCATGGCGTCGCCGGCCGAGCCCAGGCGCTCGACCACGGCCCCCGTGAGGTCGGCCAGGCGGTCGCGGCGGCCGCTGGTGTCGGCCAGCGGCGGCAGGCCCTCGTACTGGTCGTGGAGCAGGAACTGGGCGGCGTTGGCGGCCGTGAGGGCGCCCGGGGCCGCCGGCCCACCCCCGGGGCCGGCGGGCGGGACGTCCACCGGCCCCAGTGCGCCCAGCAGGGCGGCCAGGGCGGGCACGTCCACGCCGATGACCCCGTCGACAGCCGTGCCTGTGGCCTGTCGGTACATGGCGGCCATGGCCGCCCCGCTCAGCGCGAAGTCGGCGGTGGCGTTCACCGACTGCCACGTCTGGGTGGGGAACAGGGAGCCGAACACGGCCTCGGTGCCCGGGGGCAGGGCGACGTCGGCCGGGGCGTCGAGGGTCAGGTCGAGCACCGAGCCCGAGCGTTCCAGGGAGAACCGGCCGCCCTCGACCCTCAGCACCCCGTAGGACGCCACCAGGCCCTGGTCGCGCATCTCGGCGTTGTTCTGGACGGCGATCAGGTGGCGGCGCGGGCCGGCTGCGCCCAGGAACCCCCGGGTCGCCTCGATGGCCCCCGCGGCCCCCTCCAGGCGGCCGGCCGTCGACCGCAGCAGCTCGTCGAGGTCGTCGCGCGCCGCGGCCAGCGGGGGGACCAACCCGTCCGACCCGCGGTCGAGCCGGGCCAGCGCCGAGCCGCCTCGCTCGGCCTCGGCGGCCAGCAGGCCCAGGGCGTCGAGGGGGACGGTGGAGCCCTCCACGGCCGCCCCGGCCGCCGCCTGGTCGATGCCGGCCACCATCGACGACAGCACCCGGGCCGCGGCCGAGGCGTCCCCGGCCAGGCCCAGCAGGCCGGCGCGCTGCTCCCGCCCGCCCGGTACCCACCCGATCAGTGAGAGCGGCCGGGACGCCTCCAGGTCGCGGCCGGCGGCTTCGGCGCCTTCGGCGGCCGCGGCCAGCAGGGCGGCCAGGTCGGTGCGCCCCTGCGGGTCGGCCAGCACGGCCGGGCCGGCGACGGCCTGCACCAGCGTCTGGCGGACGTCCTCCAA is part of the Actinomycetota bacterium genome and harbors:
- a CDS encoding DUF4012 domain-containing protein, whose protein sequence is GRGQAFGRARSRSRRRPRGRVGRWLRAVGAVVAPAVVVASAVVLMAWRDTDRAREQLEDVRQTLVQAVAGPAVLADPQGRTDLAALLAAAAEGAEAAGRDLEASRPLSLIGWVPGGREQRAGLLGLAGDASAAARVLSSMVAGIDQAAAGAAVEGSTVPLDALGLLAAEAERGGSALARLDRGSDGLVPPLAAARDDLDELLRSTAGRLEGAAGAIEATRGFLGAAGPRRHLIAVQNNAEMRDQGLVASYGVLRVEGGRFSLERSGSVLDLTLDAPADVALPPGTEAVFGSLFPTQTWQSVNATADFALSGAAMAAMYRQATGTAVDGVIGVDVPALAALLGALGPVDVPPAGPGGGPAAPGALTAANAAQFLLHDQYEGLPPLADTSGRRDRLADLTGAVVERLGSAGDAMALGQSLGGAAGGGHLRLWSADPGEQGTFERAGLAGGPVAGQSPEVAARTFHLAVQNRTATKLDWFVHPEVHLDVRLTPGGDAVVWPTLTIENRAPVGAAPSYRLGPDGFTGAPGDYVGWVLLWSPVGSQVAGSVSESGLELTERVVAVGAGQSATVRLGPVTVPGAVRDGQLALRLVPQPRAHPVPLTVTLDPGRWRAGVDERWKGTWDRSLTLSWPVSR